One Vicia villosa cultivar HV-30 ecotype Madison, WI linkage group LG5, Vvil1.0, whole genome shotgun sequence genomic window, atttattattttctcttatctattttgattattataaatagtaataaatattatttaaaaatttatattaataatgtgtaaaatttatttctttatttttcaaaaaaattagtatttttctgctaatataacatttaaaatgaaataaagaatatattttGTTAGTTGTGTTATCTTTGATATGGCAAGCTCATGTAGTATTTAATTAATAtagatattatttaattattattattgctattattattattgctattattattattattacattaaCTTATGTAgttgttttaataatatatgaaattataatgtttaaataaaaattgattattttacattataaatatatattttttaattttaaacattaTAAACTCGATTGTACTAAACTAAATCAACATGTTAaacattaatttagtttatattcctagagtttaattgttatgcaatgtcagtgtaaaattttttacactatcaatgcattacaattacacaattatattactttaaattaaaataaaagtcaaacacttccaacaaattaacggttgtgatttactgacagtgtaaaatttcaTTACACCGTcggtgtattttaattaaattcatcTAACAAAAAAGCAAACACCgaattaaatcaaatcaactATTGTTTATAagttcaaatttaatttttttctgcaaaatcaaattaaaccaatCCATTAcactcataatttttttattcatataaaagagaaaaatatttttaatttattattattattattattatcatcatatATTTATATATCCACAATTATAACAAAAGGTATAAACATAAAAATGATGCAAATAGAAAAATgctaattataaaagaaaattaattacacatttaaaattaaaaatacttatttagctttaagacaaatttttatataaatgaaTATTGATgacattttttaaaactttttcatgatatcaatatcaattttataaaatcaGAACTACAACTGTCACACATTTATTGCGTTCATACATTCAGTATATTTTTAATCATTGAATTAAAATTGAATAgtctaaatttaaatttaatttttaacttttactaaaaataattataaacaatttttatttaaataatatttaacttAATATTTAAGCTTTTGATCCCAATTTTATTAAATGTGTAATTGCGATAAATGCAATAGTTATCCCAATTTTCTTACATCTTCAATCCAACTCACACTAATTTAATCCCTCCCTATCCGTTTTCTACCatcatttatttatgtatatatagacCTCACCTCATCATCACATAGTTAGTTCGAAAAGGAATCCCACCAAACACCACCTTCTACCTTAACATATCCATCTTTTTTCTTGTACTTTCGATTCTCataaccaaaattcaaaaatcattgtcacctatcttttgttttcaccatatcttattattatatataaataaccaACAAATTTTTGTGTGTGATTTACatggttttttttcttctataatGTCTTCCAACAAGAAAAACATCATGAGAACAATTTTCACAACAAACGGAAGTTGTGGATCATGCGTAAAACCAAAAGCCATTCAAGTCCACGAACCAACCCTAAAACCAAAAACCTCCATCAACCATATCAAGATCACAAATCCAAGTAGCAAAACTTCTTCTACTACAACCTCCGGCGACCGAAACGGTGCCGTTTGCAGCGTCAACGACAGCGAAGAATTCTCAACCACCACGTTCTCAGAGGCCGATACAAATAACAACTACTCCGCACCCAAGCAGAGTCCGTTAATGAACACTGTGGCTGTCGAGAAGGACTCTGAAGATCCTTATCATGATTTCAAACACTCTATGCTTCAAATGATTTTTGAGAATGAGATCGATTCCGAAGACGATCTTCAAGATCTTCTCCGGTGTTTTCTTCATCTCAATGAATCATGTTATCATCGTGTGATTGCTAAAGTCTTCAATGAAATCTGTCATGAAGCTTTTCCTGATAAGGTTTGTAGTATTGCTACCAAATCTTTCGAATGAAGGTTGAATTATCAACGAAAATTACAGacgtaaaaaaataaatatagtttGTCCATGTTCAGTGTTTGAATTTAAAATGGACAACAATATAGATATGGCTGTGTTTATTTGCAGATTTTATTAATGTGTCCtttcatttatttaaattgcaAGTTCAGCACAAGCATTTATGTAATATTCACTTTCTATATGAATGAATTCTAGGTGGTGAGTACTtcatattctaaaaatatttaatatttttttattaacatttttatttctcacATAACCAAGGATAAAAAATGAGCTATATACGATAGAGATCGATTGCTATACAGTGTGCATCACAATCATTTACACATATA contains:
- the LOC131606823 gene encoding transcription repressor OFP6-like gives rise to the protein MSSNKKNIMRTIFTTNGSCGSCVKPKAIQVHEPTLKPKTSINHIKITNPSSKTSSTTTSGDRNGAVCSVNDSEEFSTTTFSEADTNNNYSAPKQSPLMNTVAVEKDSEDPYHDFKHSMLQMIFENEIDSEDDLQDLLRCFLHLNESCYHRVIAKVFNEICHEAFPDKVCSIATKSFE